Proteins from a genomic interval of Lycium ferocissimum isolate CSIRO_LF1 chromosome 2, AGI_CSIRO_Lferr_CH_V1, whole genome shotgun sequence:
- the LOC132046717 gene encoding uncharacterized protein LOC132046717: MPKELPGFYYDAEKNRYFPIKGPIPGSSKKRKSPPSKERHKGKCMKSRSNNKLLHVRELYGKVIETRKGKLNIQMEFLKKHASYPLIWKYDGTQRVVDSALEHLTVDLNTPEGLLKTDILLTGGMNGSLCLYEVGKVGQEFNQGVKCLPDRVWPLKAGYGEGYCDSPGHVWRPPGAFVHMPSNISCIKMSQKHPASVSDASLKHVLITTLGAESSGGTVNILNLSEPLDLNSSIPTFRSRISEITSFEYTIWTADCSHDQKQAVIGTNRGAAMLDIETGVKSWVCRSKSDIFSIQFDNSENIVLCGLRNGTILAIDTRQKPGDFSGRLPHNRIPCHPDGPSSRFKNSARDSFQIKGKMYHGNTISMPSSVCCLASLRLYDRCFLASSMDGSIKLYDQRLMRGAIQSYEGNKNSHSRIQLGVDPSETIVMSGGEDCHLRLWSIKSGELLFSEKFMDTIPSVVRWPKTGCLLGVGKQIQGAWLGSEEGLFFMDWP; this comes from the coding sequence ATGCCCAAAGAGCTTCCTGGATTTTACTATGATGCGGAGAAGAACAGATATTTCCCTATTAAGGGTCCGATTCCTGGCTCCTCTAAGAAACGAAAATCACCTCCATCTAAGGAGAGACACAAAGGGAAATGCATGAAATCAAGGAGCAACAATAAGTTACTCCATGTTAGAGAGTTGTATGGTAAAGTCATTGAAACCAGAAAAGGGAAACTAAATATTCAAATGGAATTCCTGAAGAAACACGCATCATACCCTCTGATTTGGAAGTATGATGGGACTCAAAGAGTTGTTGACAGTGCTTTGGAGCACTTGACTGTTGATCTAAACACGCCAGAGGGCCTGTTGAAAACTGATATTCTGTTGACAGGTGGCATGAATGGCTCTCTGTGTCTatatgaagttggaaaggtTGGACAAGAATTTAATCAAGGGGTAAAATGCTTGCCAGATCGTGTTTGGCCTCTCAAAGCCGGATACGGAGAAGGGTACTGTGATTCACCTGGACATGTCTGGAGACCTCCAGGAGCTTTTGTACATATGCCATCCAATATATCTTGTATAAAGATGTCCCAGAAGCACCCTGCATCTGTCAGTGATGCTTCTTTAAAGCATGTTCTGATAACTACTCTGGGAGCTGAATCATCTGGTGGAACAGTCAACATTCTGAACCTGAGTGAACCACTAGATCTTAATTCAAGTATACCAACTTTTAGAAGCAGGATTTCTGAGATTACTTCATTTGAGTATACAATTTGGACAGCAGATTGTAGTCATGATCAGAAACAAGCAGTAATAGGCACCAATAGAGGAGCTGCAATGTTGGACATAGAAACAGGAGTGAAATCCTGGGTTTGTCGGTCTAAAAGCGACATTTTCTCCATACAATTTGACAATTCAGAAAATATTGTTTTATGTGGGCTAAGAAATGGAACAATTTTGGCCATCGATACCCGTCAAAAACCAGGAGATTTTTCTGGTAGACTTCCTCATAATAGAATTCCGTGCCATCCTGATGGACCTTCTAGTAGGTTTAAAAACTCTGCTAGAGATTCCTTCCAGATCAAAGGGAAGATGTACCATGGCAACACAATATCTATGCCTTCATCTGTATGTTGTTTGGCATCTTTGAGACTTTATGATCGATGTTTCCTGGCAAGCTCCATGGATGGATCAATAAAGCTTTATGATCAACGTCTAATGAGGGGTGCAATTCAATCTTATGAGGGAAATAAAAATTCTCATAGTCGTATACAGCTTGGAGTTGACCCCTCAGAGACAATTGTCATGTCAGGTGGAGAGGACTGTCATTTGCGGCTATGGAGTATCAAATCTGGTGAATTGCTATTCAGCGAAAAATTCATGGATACGATCCCCTCGGTTGTACGCTGGCCAAAAACTGGATGTCTCCTAGGAGTGGGAAAGCAGATCCAAGGTGCATGGCTTGGATCTGAAGAAGGGTTGTTTTTCATGGACTGGCCTTGA